From Treponema sp. OMZ 787:
TATTCACTTATAATGACGAAAAAGAAATTGCCGTTATTTTTCCGGATTTGAATTGTGCTACCTCAGGAGAAGATGAGGCTGATGCTTTATTATCTGCAAGAGAATTACTTGGATGTGTATTGTGCGGACTTGAAGATGACGGCGAACCTATTCCGGAGGCATCTCATTTGAGCAATATAAAAATGCGTAAAAATGAAAAAGCGGTTTTAATTGATGTATATCTTCCTACTTACCGCATGATGCAAAAGACACATTCGGTTAACCGCACCGTAACCTTGCCTGCATGGCTAAGTGCTCTTGCCTCGGAACATA
This genomic window contains:
- a CDS encoding type II toxin-antitoxin system HicB family antitoxin — protein: MFTYNDEKEIAVIFPDLNCATSGEDEADALLSARELLGCVLCGLEDDGEPIPEASHLSNIKMRKNEKAVLIDVYLPTYRMMQKTHSVNRTVTLPAWLSALASEHNINCSQLLQESLKKQLQTVLQTR